The Spirosoma foliorum genome has a window encoding:
- a CDS encoding IS3 family transposase, whose product MMTGAPERQKRKDKGDLQGAILLAEVRRLRVNLPSVGTEILHHQLADFRQQHGIKIGRDKFNKFLKKNALLVRRKTRRARTTWSDHPFRKYPNLTKGKKIVAPNRLWVSDITCVPLHYGFAYLSLITDAYSRKIVGWKLHRSLEMEGPLAALKMALNANKVSNDLIHHSDRGVQYCCREYTGLLCKAKIAISMTEQGDPYENALAERMNRTIKEEMLLNRSFVNYEAAQEAIRRAIDNYNRLRPHRSCNYYTPQQAHQMQGELTKKWRVRKRPQSEKVQPEETKVVA is encoded by the coding sequence ATGATGACCGGGGCGCCGGAGCGACAGAAACGAAAGGATAAGGGAGATCTTCAAGGAGCGATATTGCTGGCTGAAGTCCGTCGGTTACGAGTGAACTTGCCGTCGGTTGGTACTGAAATATTGCATCATCAATTGGCGGACTTTCGTCAGCAGCATGGGATTAAAATTGGGCGAGATAAATTTAATAAGTTCCTGAAAAAGAACGCATTACTGGTCAGGAGAAAAACACGGCGGGCAAGAACTACTTGGTCCGATCATCCCTTCCGAAAATATCCAAATCTGACAAAGGGGAAAAAAATAGTGGCGCCGAATCGATTGTGGGTCAGCGATATTACTTGTGTGCCGCTCCATTATGGGTTCGCTTATCTGAGTTTGATTACGGATGCCTACTCTCGAAAGATTGTGGGCTGGAAGCTCCATCGTTCCTTAGAAATGGAGGGGCCGTTGGCTGCTCTAAAAATGGCCTTGAATGCCAATAAAGTTAGTAATGATCTCATCCATCACTCGGATCGGGGCGTTCAATATTGCTGTCGTGAGTATACCGGTCTATTATGCAAAGCCAAGATTGCCATTAGTATGACTGAGCAGGGCGACCCTTATGAGAATGCTTTAGCCGAGCGGATGAATCGAACGATTAAAGAGGAGATGCTGCTGAATCGGAGCTTTGTCAATTACGAAGCCGCTCAGGAGGCAATCCGACGAGCCATTGATAACTACAATCGGTTGCGACCGCACCGTAGTTGCAATTATTACACCCCTCAACAAGCCCATCAGATGCAGGGTGAGTTAACAAAAAAATGGCGAGTTCGAAAGCGCCCCCAGTCGGAAAAAGTACAGCCTGAGGAAACGAAGGTTGTCGCTTAA
- a CDS encoding Trp family transcriptional regulator, protein MNKRQKAVREYLLGGCTYLQLEKKYGISKATINRCVLKCIPLK, encoded by the coding sequence ATGAACAAACGACAAAAAGCAGTACGAGAATACTTGCTGGGTGGGTGTACCTACCTGCAACTGGAGAAAAAGTATGGTATCAGTAAAGCCACGATAAATCGGTGTGTGCTCAAGTGTATTCCTCTGAAATAG
- a CDS encoding alpha/beta hydrolase-fold protein gives MKHLALLLVLAAFPLVAQAQPDNRIVIGKIDSVQSKILNEKRKIWVHIPDSGPDGLYSKKRYPVVYLLDGDGHFSSVVGMIEQLSSVNGNTVCPEMIVVAIPNTDRTRDLTPTRVESDLPFMDRNFSKNSGGGEKFLSFIEKELMPHIDSLYPTQPYKMLIGHSFGGLTVMQALTKHTNLFNAYVAIDPSMWYDKRRFLAETKKELTNKKYAGIPLYVGIANTMNEGMTLSKLPKDTSASTLHIRSIFDLDRHLKANNQNGLHYQSKYYENDTHGSVPLITEYDALHFIFKDYNLKLTQKDFTDTTTALADKYEKHFATVSKQLGYKVSPDENRINSLGYQALAGKHFKTAERFFKLNVANYPDSYNVYDSYGDYFIAKKDTTNAIVQLKKALSLKENPESRQKLDALQGSKNERR, from the coding sequence ATGAAACACCTTGCCTTGCTCCTTGTTCTTGCTGCGTTTCCATTAGTTGCTCAGGCACAACCTGACAATCGAATTGTTATTGGCAAAATAGATAGTGTTCAGTCGAAAATACTGAACGAGAAACGGAAGATCTGGGTGCATATTCCTGATAGTGGACCTGATGGTTTGTATAGCAAAAAGCGCTATCCGGTTGTTTACCTGTTAGATGGTGATGGCCATTTTTCGTCGGTAGTGGGCATGATTGAACAACTGAGTTCGGTGAATGGCAATACGGTCTGCCCCGAAATGATCGTGGTTGCTATTCCAAACACCGACCGAACACGGGATCTGACGCCAACACGCGTAGAGAGCGACCTGCCTTTTATGGATCGTAATTTCTCGAAAAATTCGGGCGGGGGTGAAAAGTTTCTGTCGTTTATCGAAAAAGAACTGATGCCACACATTGACTCGTTGTACCCGACGCAACCATACAAAATGCTCATCGGCCATTCGTTTGGTGGTTTGACAGTTATGCAGGCGCTCACGAAGCACACGAATCTATTTAATGCGTATGTTGCGATTGACCCAAGCATGTGGTACGATAAACGACGATTTCTGGCTGAAACAAAGAAAGAGTTAACCAATAAAAAGTACGCCGGAATTCCGTTGTATGTGGGTATTGCCAACACGATGAATGAAGGCATGACGCTCTCGAAGTTGCCCAAAGATACAAGTGCCAGTACTCTTCATATTCGCTCTATTTTCGACCTGGACCGTCATCTGAAAGCGAATAATCAAAACGGCCTGCACTACCAAAGCAAATACTACGAGAACGATACCCACGGCTCGGTTCCACTCATTACCGAGTACGATGCCCTGCATTTTATTTTCAAAGACTACAATCTGAAACTAACCCAAAAAGACTTCACCGATACAACGACTGCGCTGGCCGATAAATACGAAAAGCATTTTGCTACTGTGTCGAAGCAATTGGGCTATAAAGTGAGTCCTGATGAAAATAGAATAAATAGCCTTGGTTATCAGGCGTTAGCGGGCAAGCATTTCAAAACAGCCGAACGATTTTTTAAGCTCAACGTGGCTAATTATCCCGACAGCTATAATGTGTATGATTCCTACGGCGATTACTTTATTGCGAAGAAAGACACGACCAATGCCATCGTTCAGCTAAAAAAAGCCCTGTCGCTGAAGGAAAACCCCGAATCGCGACAAAAACTGGATGCCTTGCAAGGGAGTAAAAATGAACGGCGATAA
- a CDS encoding sensor histidine kinase, producing MEELIKISLDNEMDLILAHKRAMKLAELVGLSLASQTTFATAVSEVARYAIEQGTGPLLSLSTDRLRGKQFLVAVIEDKNLPVANPLNQGLLYAQRLVEKMEITNTGKGGKIILYYSLPTSRKPSPEQIDYWRAQFDVNHSLSAYDEIKRKNEQLQELALRLQASEQHYQRVTNSLPLLIFTANQAGQLLYTNSWLTELTGHTLQAINQTKWAKIIHPSDYEGFWALWNKQAANYLPFQYECRLRDAATQTYLWHLFTAQPVKSDVEKVAAWTGFVVNIHAQTLVTQTLRQNEELAQAKEKLEQSQRELESTVRELNRSNEDLSQFAYIASHDLQEPLRKIQQFGDLLQTRNNELSGDSRTYLGRMQSAANRMSVLIKDLLSFSRLSTRREAPVPVALTALINNCLENLSLPIEETQAQIHIHTLPIIEGEASQLGQLFQNLLSNALKFHQQDVPPQIHIQSQEIASADLPDTIKPARQSSLYHRIEVRDNGIGFDEKYLDRIFQVFQRLHGKNEFEGTGVGLAICQKVANNHGGAITATSQPGEGSTFQVYLPIIQVAR from the coding sequence ATGGAGGAACTAATTAAGATTTCGCTCGACAACGAGATGGACCTGATTCTGGCCCATAAACGGGCTATGAAACTGGCCGAATTGGTTGGTTTGTCGCTGGCCTCCCAAACTACCTTTGCTACGGCTGTATCAGAGGTAGCCCGTTATGCCATTGAGCAGGGTACCGGCCCGCTGCTGTCGCTCAGCACTGATCGGCTTCGAGGCAAACAGTTTTTAGTGGCGGTTATCGAAGACAAGAACCTTCCCGTGGCAAATCCACTCAATCAGGGGTTGCTCTATGCGCAACGACTAGTCGAGAAAATGGAGATCACCAACACGGGAAAAGGTGGGAAAATCATCCTGTACTATAGCCTGCCCACTTCCCGAAAACCAAGTCCTGAACAGATCGATTATTGGCGGGCCCAATTCGATGTCAATCACTCCCTTTCGGCTTATGACGAAATCAAGCGAAAAAACGAGCAGCTACAGGAGCTTGCCTTACGATTACAAGCCAGTGAGCAGCACTACCAACGGGTAACCAACTCATTACCCCTGCTCATTTTTACAGCGAATCAGGCAGGGCAGTTACTGTATACCAATTCCTGGCTCACAGAACTTACCGGTCACACCCTCCAGGCCATTAATCAGACCAAATGGGCAAAAATCATCCATCCCAGCGATTACGAGGGTTTCTGGGCATTGTGGAATAAACAAGCCGCCAACTATTTGCCGTTTCAGTATGAGTGTCGATTGCGCGACGCAGCCACCCAAACCTATTTATGGCATCTGTTCACCGCCCAACCCGTAAAAAGCGATGTTGAAAAAGTAGCCGCCTGGACGGGCTTTGTGGTGAACATCCACGCACAGACACTTGTTACACAGACACTTCGACAAAACGAAGAGCTAGCTCAGGCAAAAGAAAAACTGGAACAATCGCAACGCGAACTAGAGTCAACAGTACGCGAACTGAACCGGAGCAATGAAGATTTAAGTCAGTTTGCCTACATTGCCAGTCATGATTTGCAGGAGCCCCTACGCAAAATCCAGCAATTTGGCGATCTGCTCCAGACTCGAAACAATGAACTATCAGGTGATTCACGAACGTATCTGGGTCGGATGCAGTCGGCGGCCAACCGGATGTCGGTACTGATCAAAGATTTGTTGAGTTTTTCCCGCCTGTCGACCCGTCGCGAAGCACCAGTTCCAGTGGCACTTACAGCACTGATTAACAACTGTCTGGAGAATTTGTCTTTACCCATCGAGGAAACGCAGGCGCAAATTCATATACATACTCTCCCGATCATTGAAGGAGAAGCCTCGCAGCTTGGCCAGTTGTTCCAAAACTTGCTGAGCAATGCGCTTAAGTTTCATCAGCAGGATGTACCTCCTCAAATTCATATTCAGTCGCAGGAGATAGCCTCTGCCGATTTACCCGACACTATTAAGCCAGCACGCCAATCGTCGCTCTATCACCGAATTGAGGTTCGTGATAATGGAATTGGTTTTGACGAAAAATACCTGGACCGTATTTTTCAGGTTTTTCAGCGCCTACACGGCAAAAATGAGTTTGAGGGTACGGGCGTCGGTCTGGCCATTTGCCAAAAAGTAGCCAACAATCACGGGGGTGCGATTACGGCTACCAGTCAACCCGGCGAAGGCTCTACGTTTCAGGTTTATTTGCCGATAATTCAAGTGGCGAGATAG